The stretch of DNA AATGCTGACATGAGTAACGACAAAGAGGGTGAAAGACCCTCTCGCCGAAAGTCCAAGGGTTCCTGCGTAAAGCTAATCTGCGCAGGGTTAGCCGGCTCCTAAGGCGAGGCCGACAGGCGTAGTCGATGGGAATGAGGTTAATATTCCTCAGCCAGCGGGTAGTGACGAATGCTGTGAGTTGTACGGGCTTATTGGATTGTCTGTGCAGCGAAGGCGTTCCAGGAAATAGCTCCCGCATCAGACCGTACCCTAAACCGACACAGGTGGACTGGTAGAGTATACCAAGGCGCTTGAGAGAACGATGCTGAAGGAACTCGGCAAATTGCCTCCGTAACTTCGGAAGAAGGAGGCCCCGTAGATGGGCAACCATTTGCGGGGGGCACAGACTAGGGGGTGGCGACTGTTTATCAAAAACACAGGGCTCTGCGAAGTCGCAAGACGACGTATAGGGTCTGACGCCTGCCCGGTGCCGGAAGGTTAAGAGGAGAGGTGCAAGCTTTGAATCGAAGCCCCGGTAAACGGCGGCCGTAACTATAACGGTCCTAAGGTAGCGAAATTCCTTGTCGGGTAAGTTCCGACCTGCACGAATGGCGTAACGACTTCCCCACTGTCTCCAGCATCGACTCAGTGAAATTGAATTCCCCGTGAAGATGCGGGGTTCCTGCGGTCAGACGGAAAGACCCCGTGCACCTTTACTATAGCTTTACACTGGCATTCGTGGCGACATGTGTAGCATAGGTGGGAGGCTTTGAAGCCGCGGCGCCAGCCGTGGTGGAGCCATCATTGAAATACCACCCTTGTGGTCATGAATGTCTAACCGCGGCCCGTCATCCGGGTCCGAGACAGTGTATGGTGGGTAGTTTGACTGGGGCGGTCGCCTCCCAAAGAGTAACGGAGGCGCGCGATGGTGGGCTCAGACTGGTCGGAAATCAGTCGTCGAGTGCAATGGCATAAGCCCGCCTGACTGCGAGACTGACAAGTCAAGCAGAGACGAAAGTCGGTCATAGTGATCCGGTGGTCCCGCGTGGAAGGGCCATCGCTCAACGGATAAAAGGTACGCCGGGGATAACAGGCTGATGATTCCCAAGAGTCCATATCGACGGAATCGTTTGGCACCTCGATGTCGGCTCATCACATCCTGGGGCTGGAGCAGGTCCCAAGGGTACGGCTGTTCGCCGTTTAAAGTGGTACGTGAGCTGGGTTCAGAACGTCGTGAGACAGTTCGGTCCCTATCTGCCGTGGGTGTAGGAAGCTTGAGAGGATCTGTCCTTAGTACGAGAGGACCGGGATGGACGCACCTCTGGTGGACCTGTTGTCGCGCCAGCGGCACAGCAGGGTAGCTATGTGCGGACGGGATAACCGCTGAAGGCATCTAAGCGGGAAACCCACCTCAAAACCAGGCTTCCCTTGAGAGCCGTGGTAGACCACCACGTTGATAGGCCGGGTGTGGAAGTGCAGCAATGCATGCAGCTTACCGGTACTAATAGCTCGATCGGCTTGATCGCTCTCATTCTCTGCAATCACTCAATCCATCAACGACAGCGCATCCGTCAGTCCACAATCTCTGTTCTTCGCCGGCCCGGTGGCCATAGCGAGGTGTCCACACCCGATCCCATCCCGAACTCGGCCGTTAAACGCCTCTGCGCCGATGGTACTTCGTCTCAAGACGCGGAAGAGTAGGTCACTGCCGGGCCTGCAAAGAACAGAAAACAGAACACTTCGAAAGCAACCCCCCTTCTCACAACACATACAAAAACGCCCCACACAAACCCGTGGGGCGTTTTGTGTTGATGAGTCCTTTCTAAGGTCGCTCTCCCGCGGCTCGATTTTCGGCTGACCTCATCCAGCAATACTGATCGGCTGCACCTCTGGTCGCCATCGCTTATCGGTGTTGATGGTTTTCGAGCGAAGTGAGCGCCGTTCCAAACGCTTTGGCGAGAGAGGAGGGCACCGAGAGACCCCTGAATAATCCCCGCAAGTTTTCCCGGCATTAGGCTCGGTCATAGCGGCGCCTCCGATACGAGGGGCGATGGCCTACCGAAATGCCTGATCGCGAGGGGAAGCAAATGGCTGAAAGTGCAAATCTGGGGCTGCCCTACATGGAGGCGGCCCAAGCCCAGAAACATGTCACCCACAATGAAGCCCTGGATATATTGGACGCGGTGGTCCATCTGTCCGTGCACGACCGTGATCTAGTGGCCCCGCCGTCAACTCCGCAGGAAGGCGACCGCTATCTCGTTGCCGCCGGTGCAACCGGCACCTGGGCAGGGCAGGAGGGGAGAATCGCGGCGTTCCAGGCCGGCGGCTGGATGTTCTACCCGCCGCGTTCTGGCTGGATCGTCTGGATCATCGACGAGACTGCAGCACTGATTTTTGACGGCATATCCTGGGTGCCCTTCGGCGGCAGCGACACCAGTACGCTCCAGAATGTGCAGCTTTTCGGGCTCAGGGCGACAGCCGATGAGATGAACCCCTTATCGGTCACCTTGAACAATGCGCTATTCAATGCGCTTTATGAGCAATATGGCGGCAATGGTGATCTCCGCTATCTCCTTAACAAGGAGGCGCAGGCCAACACCGTCTCGTTTCTGTTGCAGCAAGGATTTTCCGGACGGGCCGAACTCGGGCTCGTTGCCGATGATGATTTCGTGCTCAAGACCTCTCCCGATGGCTCGGCCTGGGCAGAAGCCCTGCGCGCGTCAGGCAACGGCCATGTCAGCCTGCCGGCCAATCCGAAGTTTTCGGCCTTCACCGATTTCGACAATGCGCTCACCCTCGATACCTGGACCAAGATCGCCATCAACAATACCGAATACGACAATCGCGCCGTCTTCGATTCGATGAGCAACCACTTCGTGGCACCTATGGATGGGCTCTATCTGTTCGGGGCCAGCGCGCTATTCAAATTGAATGCGAGTGCGAACGCCCGCATGAGGGCACGGCTCGTTAAGAACGGCTCGGACGTCATTCCTGGATCTCTCGGTGGCATCACCGGGCCGCACACCACCACCGTGACAGCGCTCTGGCTGCAGGTGGCAACGGTACTGGCCCAGGGCGACACGGTCGAGCTGCAGGGCTATTTTGCAGGCGATACTGGCATCTTTGCTGCCAATCACACGCGCTTCTGGGGCGCGCTTCTTGCCTGATAAGCAGCCTCGATCACGAGGAGCCGTTTCAGCCACACCTCACCTGGACAACCAGGCCAGAGGTCGGATCCGTCTCGATGGTAACCCGGGCATCTATGTAGTCCTGCGTCACAGGCTGACCGGGGGCGATCTGTCGAACGAGGCTCGCCCCGGTTTGCTCCTTGGCTTGCGCATCAGTTACGCGTGGCTTGCCAATCAGCTGCTGAGCCGCTTCAGGGTTGCAGATCCCAGCGACGGGTGCAGCCGCGTCGCTCGGCGAGGGCTGCGAGCACCCGGATAAGCTCGAGAGGCTTCCAGCCAAGCCAATGACGAATAAGGGGAGATATCTGTAAGCCTGCATAACGCCCCAGTCCGGTGCTCAGCCTCCCAAGCCAACCATAGGCCGCCTTGCCGATCTCTGACGGGGGGAGCGGCAGACTGTGGGATAGCTGTCACAGTTCCTGCCTTGCTTTGCCATCCAATATCGGTCCGCTTTTAGCCTTATTTCCGGCTGCGGTCGAGCATTACGTCACATGCGAAACATACTAGACCTTTGAGTAACGAATTGGAGTTTCGCATGAATTTTCCGCGTTGGGCTCGTGGATTGGTTTTTGCCATTTCCGTCTCGGCGGCTCAGCCTGCTCTAGCCGCTGATCTGACCTATCTCGATTTCCCGCAGGCTGTGCGTGCTCATGTCCCGGAGGAGAAAGGCCCGTGGCAGGGCATTTCGCTGGGCCTCTTAGGCACCTACGGTTTCAGTGGCGGCGAAAATGCTGTGACCAATCTGAACGGCATGAAGGGCTTGATGGGTGGCGGGCTCGTCGGCCTTCACGGTCAGCTCGGCCGCTGGGTGATCGGAGCCGAGTTTGACGGCACGTTTGGATCGATCAGGGATGACCGGAATTATGGCAGGGCGAATCTCAGGACGCTCACTGACCAGCCCTTTCTGGGGCTGTCCCGGCCGAAGCGGGATACTGGCGCACCGGCGCTGATCAAGCCTGATCCGCTTCCCGAGCAAAAGCCGAATGGCAAAGGCCCGCACCAACTCCAATCTTCGTCCGGTCAGAACGTACCCGCTGCTCCGACGAGTGCTAAGACGATTGACCGCGCCAAGGCGTCCCTCGACGAGCTTTACACGCTCCGTGGCCGCGTCGGCTACACCTTCAATGATCTGCTGCTTTATGCGACCGGAGGTGTGGGCATTGCCCATGTAAAGGTCCGCGCCGAGAATGCGCAGGACAACTACCGTGATCAAGGTTATGGCTTGACCCCTGTGGTGGGTGCCGGAGCGGAATACAGGATCTCTCGAGAGTTGAGTGTCCGCGCGGAATATCTGCGGCTGATGCCCTTCGAGGTCGCTAAGGCCTCATTTGACGGCGCTCATATGGTACGGGCCGTGGTCAGCTATCACCTGCCCGCCTTTTAACGGGGGTGGTTTTCCGCGATGAGAGAGAATCGCGAACCGCTCTAATGATGACCATGGCCGAACATGGCCGTCTCTGTCGGGGGCTCAGCGCGGTGGTCTGGGCTCTCGCCGAGATAGTCAAAGGTCAGGCGCTTCCACCACTCCGTCCGGGTATCGCCGAGGATCGCCTGGTCGATCGGCTCGCGCAGGGTGCTGCCGGCTGGTAGCGCGATGCCATAGGTCTGCCTGTCGAAAACAGGATCGAGAAGGTCGAGGGCATCTCGGAACCCCTGATTAATCTGCCAGGCAAGCAGCGGTCGGTCATACACCAAGGCATCGAGTTCGCGGTTCTTCAGCGCCTTAAGCCCTTCCTCCAGAGTGGCGAAGCGCTGATAGCCGATACGTTGCCCATTGAGATAGTCGGCCGCTTCCGAACTGCCGACCGTCCCCACACTGACCGACCGAAGGTCCTCCACACCACGGATGCTGCCTTTGAGCTGGGTGGTGGTCAAAGCCGATGTGATCAGGGCGGTGAAGGTCGAGATCACGATCACTGAGGTGAGCATCCACAAGATCGCAAGCAGCTCACCGGCGATTGTCCGCGGCGCTTTGTGGTGCGGATGCCCGGCCGCCGTGGTGGCAGACCACAGCAGGCTCGAGATGAACCCGGTCGGCCCATCGTTGAAATGGTCGTTCTTGCGCCGCTCGAGCAGCCAAAGGATCGTGCCCACGATCAGGAGCACGCCGAGGAGACCGAGCACGCCCAGGATCAGGTTGCGCGAAAAGATACTCTCGAGCACCGCCATCCACGTGCTATGCCCCTTGGGCACGGCGATGCTGAGGCCGGTCTCGTAGAAGGGCTGTGAGAAGTCCAGAGCCTTCTCCCGTTCGGCCGTGATGGTGAGCGCGCCCACGGCCGCATCCAGCGAACCATCTCGGGTTCCCGAGAGCAAATCCTGGAGCGTCTTCTCTTGAAAGCGGTATTGGAGCCCGAGCTGGTCGGCGATCCGCCGCCACAGATCGATGCTGATCCCTTCCCAGTCGCCATCGGGCGTCTTCATGGCGAAGGGCGGCGCCTCCTTTGTGCCGATGATGAGCTCTTTCTTGGATGCAGGCGCTTCTGTCGACGGTGCAGCAGTCTGCTGCGACTGTTGAGAAAAGCCAGCGCTCGCCATAGTGGCGAGCATCACAGCGGCTATTGCCAATCGACAGGCCTGGAACAACACGGGGGCTTCCCTCGGGACGGCTTCGAGATTTGAAAAGCGATCTGACCGGCGCCGCGTGGGAAGAACGAGCACAGCGGCTGATCCGGCTCATCGAAGGTGGGGAAAATGTCCGAGGCCGAGAGCCGGCCTCGGACATTTCGGCTGTTTACATGGGCTTTGCGGCCATCGGCCCGCTCGGCTGCGTCTGCTGGGAGGCGATGGCGCCGGACGGTACGCGCTCGATCTCGACCTGCTGACGGCGAACCTTGTCGTGCACGGTTTCGACGTGATCGCTGCCGGTGAGCTTCAGCGAGACCTCTTCGACGATCCGCGCGGTCTTGTTCACCAGAGCGTGCTCTGCCGTCTCGACCACCTCGATCGTGCTATCCGCCCAGTCGATATCGCCGACATAATTGGGATCGGTGACGGCCTTGCGGATCACGTCGGCATGTTCCTCATGCAGGGTGACATCCGCTGAAACCGGACGTTCGGTCACGAACCGGCGAACACGGGTCTTGCCCGTCTCCACCATTTGCTTGCCCACATTGAGCTGCTCTTCGGCAAGCCGCAGCACGTCGTTATGCGCATCCGCAAGCTTTGGCGTGACGGCGACCTTCTGAGCCGGCGGCAGCGGTGCTTGGGCCAGCGTCTGCGCAACGGTCTCCACATGGGCTGCCGGGGCGATGC from Rhodoligotrophos sp. CJ14 encodes:
- a CDS encoding DUF2793 domain-containing protein yields the protein MAESANLGLPYMEAAQAQKHVTHNEALDILDAVVHLSVHDRDLVAPPSTPQEGDRYLVAAGATGTWAGQEGRIAAFQAGGWMFYPPRSGWIVWIIDETAALIFDGISWVPFGGSDTSTLQNVQLFGLRATADEMNPLSVTLNNALFNALYEQYGGNGDLRYLLNKEAQANTVSFLLQQGFSGRAELGLVADDDFVLKTSPDGSAWAEALRASGNGHVSLPANPKFSAFTDFDNALTLDTWTKIAINNTEYDNRAVFDSMSNHFVAPMDGLYLFGASALFKLNASANARMRARLVKNGSDVIPGSLGGITGPHTTTVTALWLQVATVLAQGDTVELQGYFAGDTGIFAANHTRFWGALLA
- a CDS encoding I78 family peptidase inhibitor, which translates into the protein MQAYRYLPLFVIGLAGSLSSLSGCSQPSPSDAAAPVAGICNPEAAQQLIGKPRVTDAQAKEQTGASLVRQIAPGQPVTQDYIDARVTIETDPTSGLVVQVRCG
- a CDS encoding outer membrane protein, which encodes MNFPRWARGLVFAISVSAAQPALAADLTYLDFPQAVRAHVPEEKGPWQGISLGLLGTYGFSGGENAVTNLNGMKGLMGGGLVGLHGQLGRWVIGAEFDGTFGSIRDDRNYGRANLRTLTDQPFLGLSRPKRDTGAPALIKPDPLPEQKPNGKGPHQLQSSSGQNVPAAPTSAKTIDRAKASLDELYTLRGRVGYTFNDLLLYATGGVGIAHVKVRAENAQDNYRDQGYGLTPVVGAGAEYRISRELSVRAEYLRLMPFEVAKASFDGAHMVRAVVSYHLPAF
- a CDS encoding transporter substrate-binding domain-containing protein: MLATMASAGFSQQSQQTAAPSTEAPASKKELIIGTKEAPPFAMKTPDGDWEGISIDLWRRIADQLGLQYRFQEKTLQDLLSGTRDGSLDAAVGALTITAEREKALDFSQPFYETGLSIAVPKGHSTWMAVLESIFSRNLILGVLGLLGVLLIVGTILWLLERRKNDHFNDGPTGFISSLLWSATTAAGHPHHKAPRTIAGELLAILWMLTSVIVISTFTALITSALTTTQLKGSIRGVEDLRSVSVGTVGSSEAADYLNGQRIGYQRFATLEEGLKALKNRELDALVYDRPLLAWQINQGFRDALDLLDPVFDRQTYGIALPAGSTLREPIDQAILGDTRTEWWKRLTFDYLGESPDHRAEPPTETAMFGHGHH
- a CDS encoding DUF2382 domain-containing protein; this encodes MGYQTIVAVFDTAEQADAAVKALKAAGFADADISMFDRSRLTNNGKGSLSDPGLWHRLFGDDIFEHEANVYAQAVDRGGVVVSLRAVDNEVAHATGILDLHRPIDVHDRAITSGIAPAAHVETVAQTLAQAPLPPAQKVAVTPKLADAHNDVLRLAEEQLNVGKQMVETGKTRVRRFVTERPVSADVTLHEEHADVIRKAVTDPNYVGDIDWADSTIEVVETAEHALVNKTARIVEEVSLKLTGSDHVETVHDKVRRQQVEIERVPSGAIASQQTQPSGPMAAKPM